A genomic stretch from Erysipelothrix sp. HDW6C includes:
- a CDS encoding MucBP domain-containing protein, whose product MKKYRIYLIASILLSISVTTVSASEPETQFNNEITSDFIGTGDSIDIEGADVLAETDEWMPDGNLQHAISQKLNIEVADLSKEKMELLTSLELNSSENIISNLSGLEYAVNLVDLKIGLATNITDYTPITLLEQLDYLALTTPNLNDGNFPNLPQSISILDLRETRITDESLNIVGHIENLEYLYIDRLKTIKSIDPLVHAKKLRLIFMQFSGVHDFRIVNEMPALRELLAYSPNVGDDNSISTLYHEELIYDEINKVVFIPFSIMPDRLTNFDGYQPPFTKSTSANNTVLKINGDQIPSSRMTIDEHGITVSGFDVLDFESITSLYYNARFDNPAGSYETPEHLINYAISSGIYLHQFDVIPAPSFGEIIIKYTDEMGNELVPTIRNEGLIGEAFIAAPIEIDGWKLQPGQTKIEMQFEKDIQTQSFIYIENSINPVIPQEVIPEGPNDDTKIPTESENQSLENLPNTGFSNSDLAIYWGGFLLVGIGIYLVIRKEYSK is encoded by the coding sequence ATGAAAAAATATAGAATATACCTAATTGCTAGCATACTGTTGTCCATTTCAGTCACGACAGTATCCGCAAGTGAACCTGAAACACAGTTTAACAATGAAATTACATCTGATTTTATAGGTACAGGAGACAGCATTGATATAGAGGGAGCTGATGTTCTTGCTGAAACCGATGAATGGATGCCTGACGGGAATCTTCAACATGCAATAAGTCAAAAATTAAACATAGAAGTTGCCGACCTTTCCAAAGAGAAAATGGAGTTACTAACTTCTCTTGAACTTAACAGCTCTGAGAATATCATTAGCAATCTCAGCGGTCTAGAGTACGCAGTTAATCTCGTTGATTTAAAGATCGGATTGGCCACTAACATTACGGACTATACGCCCATAACACTATTGGAACAATTAGACTACTTAGCACTCACTACACCAAATCTCAACGACGGTAACTTCCCAAACCTTCCACAGTCTATAAGTATTCTTGATCTGCGGGAAACACGAATAACAGATGAAAGCCTAAATATTGTCGGGCATATAGAGAATTTAGAATACCTGTATATTGATCGATTAAAAACAATTAAAAGTATTGATCCTCTCGTTCATGCAAAGAAACTGCGATTAATCTTCATGCAGTTCTCCGGTGTTCACGATTTCAGAATTGTAAATGAAATGCCTGCACTACGTGAACTGCTTGCCTATTCACCAAACGTTGGTGACGATAATTCAATTTCAACTTTATATCATGAGGAATTAATCTATGACGAAATCAACAAAGTAGTCTTCATTCCTTTTTCAATCATGCCTGATCGTCTAACAAATTTTGATGGTTACCAACCACCATTCACCAAGTCAACATCAGCAAACAATACTGTCCTTAAAATTAATGGAGATCAAATCCCTTCCAGCCGAATGACAATTGATGAGCATGGAATTACAGTATCTGGTTTCGATGTTCTAGATTTTGAATCCATTACAAGCTTGTATTATAACGCACGCTTTGACAACCCCGCTGGATCATACGAAACACCGGAACACCTCATTAACTACGCAATATCATCAGGGATCTACCTGCACCAATTTGATGTCATTCCAGCCCCATCTTTTGGGGAAATCATCATAAAATATACCGATGAAATGGGAAACGAATTGGTCCCAACAATTCGCAACGAAGGTCTTATTGGTGAAGCTTTCATTGCTGCACCAATTGAGATTGATGGATGGAAATTACAACCTGGCCAAACCAAAATAGAAATGCAATTTGAAAAGGATATACAAACCCAAAGTTTTATCTATATTGAAAATTCAATTAACCCTGTGATACCCCAAGAAGTAATTCCTGAAGGCCCGAATGATGATACAAAAATACCTACTGAATCAGAAAATCAATCTCTGGAAAATTTGCCAAATACAGGATTTTCAAATTCAGACTTGGCAATATATTGGGGAGGATTCTTGCTTGTCGGAATCGGTATTTACCTTGTAATTCGTAAAGAATATTCTAAGTAG
- a CDS encoding TetR/AcrR family transcriptional regulator has translation MTSKRDSEKTIARILETAQKLFFEKGYDNTTMQDIIDYGFSKGSIYHHFKSKKEIFDHIMMGLEGQENQFKYYLELDDKTSLQRLRLLFLNRLNDYSKADLLSGAREMFNDPKIFGELYQMNMTHVLPRIEQFIIEGNTDGSMQCQSPFECAELITYFFSIWIGTMLYDVNISQLKSKIEFYQSLFKGLGVDLLDAELVECIIVYYKRITKVA, from the coding sequence ATGACAAGTAAAAGAGATTCGGAGAAGACAATCGCTCGAATTCTAGAAACCGCTCAAAAGTTATTTTTTGAAAAAGGGTATGATAACACTACAATGCAAGATATTATCGATTACGGATTTTCAAAAGGATCAATTTATCACCATTTTAAATCAAAAAAAGAAATATTTGATCACATTATGATGGGGTTAGAAGGGCAAGAAAATCAGTTTAAGTATTATCTTGAGCTTGATGATAAAACATCATTGCAGCGACTACGTCTTTTATTCTTAAATCGTCTTAATGATTACTCAAAAGCAGACTTGCTTTCTGGTGCGCGTGAAATGTTTAATGATCCGAAAATATTCGGTGAGTTGTATCAAATGAATATGACACATGTTCTACCTAGAATTGAACAATTCATCATTGAAGGAAATACAGATGGATCGATGCAATGTCAATCGCCGTTCGAGTGTGCAGAACTGATTACTTATTTCTTCAGCATTTGGATTGGTACGATGCTCTATGACGTTAATATTTCGCAGTTAAAAAGTAAAATTGAATTTTACCAAAGTCTATTTAAGGGTCTTGGGGTCGATTTGCTGGATGCAGAGTTAGTCGAGTGTATCATTGTATATTATAAAAGAATTACAAAAGTTGCCTAG
- a CDS encoding PTS sugar transporter subunit IIB — protein sequence MGIIHTRIDDRLIHGQVATMWTNSLRVTRIMVVDDAASQDDILKMSLKLACPNGVALSVLSIDNAAERIKAGNYEGQRVFLIIKSTDTLLKLLDKGVAIDKVNVGNLTFTEGKTKIANTVAVTDYEILDFHKIMERGVDLTLQLIPSNPSENLKGILEKLGK from the coding sequence ATGGGAATAATTCATACACGTATTGATGACCGTCTAATTCATGGTCAAGTTGCAACTATGTGGACGAATTCATTACGAGTCACACGGATTATGGTTGTAGATGATGCTGCATCACAAGATGACATCTTAAAGATGTCACTTAAACTGGCATGTCCTAATGGTGTCGCGTTATCTGTGTTGTCAATTGACAATGCTGCAGAGCGTATCAAAGCTGGTAACTATGAAGGTCAACGTGTTTTCTTAATCATTAAGAGTACCGATACATTATTGAAACTCTTAGACAAAGGGGTAGCAATTGATAAGGTCAATGTTGGGAATCTAACGTTTACTGAAGGTAAAACCAAGATTGCAAATACAGTTGCAGTCACTGATTATGAAATTTTGGACTTTCATAAAATAATGGAACGAGGTGTTGATTTGACACTTCAACTCATTCCTTCAAATCCAAGTGAGAACTTGAAGGGAATCTTAGAGAAATTAGGAAAATAA
- a CDS encoding recombinase family protein: MNLQKKIAIYCRVSTDDQAENGFNLREQEERITQYIKAFSEDFNEDTKRYIDGGASAKDLKRPEMTKLIDAIRSGEISKVIIHNLDRLTRSMKDLIFLIELFEEYDVQLYSLKEKIDTQTAIGRFFVSVIILIAQWEREAISERTKRGVDQSALEGNYPRGGKPPLGYRKVKNINLMLQEQLKSDGVQSKKLKIPCRLEIDDSTSGIVQGIFNSYTNDRRSMEFIAHKLNSDRVPEEDWDESKVRTVLTNEVYIGQFLNSRIKIDNHTPAIIDNVQFREAAMILQSRNTTKKYDYIFEGICFSYQTGKRLRSQPTKKPNKIYRYVFCNDTKKRYNEDKLCKDIESTVNSYIDSTVKERTMRQISRLKRKDAKCDLLDKMRETGIITNEYHSEQILKLDLDRNATLDQIAIVNHGFQYWGTMTKEQKREFLLNYVEKIELDMITLTVKYVKFLDFF, from the coding sequence ATGAATTTACAGAAGAAGATAGCAATATATTGCCGAGTAAGTACCGATGACCAGGCAGAGAACGGTTTTAACCTAAGGGAGCAAGAAGAGCGGATAACACAATATATAAAGGCATTCTCGGAAGATTTTAATGAAGATACCAAAAGGTACATAGATGGAGGAGCATCTGCAAAAGATCTGAAGCGGCCTGAAATGACAAAGCTGATTGATGCAATTAGATCAGGTGAGATTAGTAAAGTTATAATTCATAATTTAGATAGATTAACGCGTAGTATGAAGGATTTGATATTTTTGATTGAGTTGTTTGAAGAATACGACGTCCAACTTTATAGTCTTAAAGAGAAGATTGACACACAGACAGCCATAGGAAGATTCTTCGTATCGGTAATAATCTTAATTGCGCAATGGGAAAGGGAAGCGATAAGTGAGCGTACAAAGCGAGGTGTTGACCAGTCAGCATTAGAGGGAAATTATCCTAGAGGTGGCAAGCCACCATTAGGGTATAGGAAAGTAAAAAATATTAACCTAATGTTGCAAGAGCAATTGAAGTCAGATGGTGTCCAAAGTAAAAAGCTAAAGATACCATGCAGGCTTGAAATTGACGATTCAACTTCCGGTATAGTACAGGGCATTTTTAACTCCTATACAAACGATCGCAGGAGTATGGAGTTCATAGCACACAAGTTGAATTCAGATAGAGTTCCAGAGGAAGACTGGGATGAGTCAAAAGTACGTACTGTGCTAACAAATGAGGTGTATATTGGACAGTTTTTAAACTCACGAATCAAGATTGACAATCATACGCCAGCCATAATCGACAATGTACAATTTAGAGAGGCTGCTATGATTTTACAAAGCAGGAATACTACGAAGAAATATGACTATATTTTTGAAGGCATATGTTTCTCGTATCAAACTGGAAAGCGTCTTAGGTCTCAACCGACAAAGAAACCTAATAAGATTTACAGATATGTATTCTGTAATGACACAAAGAAAAGATATAATGAAGACAAATTATGTAAGGATATTGAGTCAACTGTCAATTCCTATATTGATTCAACTGTCAAAGAACGGACAATGCGTCAAATTTCACGACTTAAGCGAAAAGATGCAAAGTGTGATTTGCTTGATAAAATGAGGGAAACTGGAATCATTACAAATGAGTATCACAGTGAACAGATACTCAAACTTGATTTGGATAGGAATGCAACTCTTGATCAAATTGCCATTGTGAATCATGGTTTTCAGTACTGGGGAACAATGACGAAAGAACAGAAGAGGGAGTTCTTGCTAAATTATGTAGAGAAGATCGAGCTGGACATGATTACATTAACCGTTAAATATGTGAAGTTCTTAGATTTCTTCTAA
- a CDS encoding helix-turn-helix transcriptional regulator has translation MKETTVVNNLKQFRKQGKKLTQQEMADIVGVSRQSINAIEKGKFLPSITTALRIAEYFNVPVEEIFYLEDDKSV, from the coding sequence ATGAAAGAGACAACAGTAGTAAATAACCTCAAACAATTCCGAAAACAAGGAAAGAAACTAACTCAACAAGAGATGGCTGATATTGTAGGAGTATCACGGCAATCAATCAATGCGATTGAAAAAGGCAAATTTCTTCCAAGTATTACTACAGCACTTAGAATTGCAGAATACTTTAATGTGCCAGTTGAGGAAATATTTTATCTCGAAGATGATAAATCAGTTTAA
- a CDS encoding alpha/beta fold hydrolase — protein MVHKQMITIEGETYGLFLSDNNSEKPIILYVHGGPGSPEYALFYTKLPNTYLSEFNVCYYDQRGCGLSFKTNEPVTLTSHINDVIKLANYLRSHYNQDKVILMGHSFGTYLCIEAMRLEPEIFSAYIGIAQLVNTHASEVSIYDKLLQLCESNEDEKGLRLLEMNRLEMESMSSNYMKNIKTPLIMRYKAGLMHRDLPRNFVMGRLLSSRDYTLKEKIWYLRGLKKSHEVLFDSVKDIDLSGAVLDINIPMLFVHGAHDGQVSLECAYEYFERLSHDSKKFIVFNDTAHFPNIEKPDQFSSCVSTFLTQFLRITDQTKPPSESFHTA, from the coding sequence ATGGTCCATAAACAAATGATTACGATTGAGGGCGAAACATATGGACTATTCCTATCTGATAACAATTCTGAGAAACCAATTATTCTCTATGTTCACGGTGGTCCAGGCAGTCCTGAATATGCACTTTTTTACACGAAATTACCGAATACATATCTCTCTGAATTTAACGTGTGCTATTACGATCAACGCGGATGTGGTTTATCGTTCAAAACAAATGAACCTGTTACACTCACTTCACACATCAATGATGTTATCAAGTTGGCAAACTATCTAAGGTCACATTATAATCAGGATAAGGTCATACTAATGGGTCATTCCTTTGGTACATATCTCTGTATTGAAGCGATGCGCTTGGAACCTGAGATATTTAGTGCTTACATTGGGATTGCTCAGCTTGTAAATACTCATGCCTCCGAAGTAAGTATATATGATAAGCTACTTCAATTATGCGAGTCAAATGAGGATGAGAAAGGGCTTAGACTTCTTGAAATGAATCGTTTAGAAATGGAATCAATGTCCTCTAATTATATGAAGAATATAAAAACACCACTCATTATGAGATATAAAGCGGGTCTAATGCATAGAGACCTTCCAAGAAATTTTGTAATGGGTAGGCTGTTATCAAGTAGGGATTATACACTGAAAGAAAAAATATGGTATCTACGAGGACTAAAGAAAAGTCATGAAGTGCTATTCGATTCAGTAAAGGACATCGATTTGAGTGGTGCAGTGTTGGACATTAATATCCCAATGCTCTTCGTTCATGGCGCACACGATGGTCAAGTTTCACTTGAATGTGCATATGAATACTTTGAAAGGTTGAGTCATGATTCGAAGAAGTTTATAGTTTTCAATGATACTGCTCACTTCCCTAATATTGAGAAACCAGATCAATTTTCAAGCTGTGTGAGTACATTTTTAACGCAATTCTTGAGAATTACGGATCAGACAAAACCTCCAAGTGAGTCGTTTCATACTGCTTAA
- a CDS encoding PTS sugar transporter subunit IIA: protein MRKILIASHGNMAQGIVHTVSFFAGESNDIAAICAYVGDTPLEDMINEYFSTVKSEDEVIIFTDLLGGSVNRAFLPYLKREHTHLIAGVNLPMVLEIVLEPSQYMTTEEVQKIVENGKSSSIYMNNYAITSDADDE, encoded by the coding sequence ATGAGAAAAATACTAATTGCGTCACATGGAAATATGGCACAAGGGATTGTGCACACCGTATCATTCTTTGCTGGTGAGAGTAATGACATTGCAGCTATTTGTGCATATGTTGGTGACACGCCTCTCGAAGATATGATCAATGAATACTTTAGTACTGTAAAGAGTGAAGATGAGGTAATTATCTTTACAGATCTCTTAGGTGGTAGTGTAAACCGTGCATTTCTACCATATCTAAAAAGAGAGCATACACACTTGATTGCGGGCGTTAACTTGCCAATGGTTCTTGAAATCGTTTTGGAGCCTTCACAATATATGACAACTGAAGAAGTTCAAAAAATTGTTGAAAATGGAAAATCATCCAGTATATATATGAATAATTATGCAATTACATCGGATGCCGATGATGAGTAA
- a CDS encoding glycosyltransferase, producing the protein MNRNMNKLFSILGVILGSSALIVYLNVKYKTNYPTYLYVVFTISLLFVYSKITISFLHSKKVDRILKEFNVENANGKVSIIIPCYNESHEIVVKLFEQLKQQTLRAYEVIFIDDCSTTLTNYNYVNSLRDTTDHNIIIKRFEKNKGKLAAVKWGIEQSRGDYIMLIDADSYIVETGIQEMLSPMYHHESISATCGQVLPLNRSKNFLTRMQDTLYFNAYNLGRHYQSYFSKVLVCSGAISMYRKKMIEPYLSELTTTLKGRKRLSGDDIVLTNIILKNGGRSVYVESVACYTAVPENIKDFFNQQLRWAKDAFFNMFEQYKTAISHPFYFLLQFQEVMFWLVSLISFLYFMVSRNILIDNKTMVLIGIFIITISFVENYYIISTKRETTLRAILYYNVYQFILIPIRVIALFTFLNQNWKRHSDQIHDVG; encoded by the coding sequence ATGAACCGTAATATGAATAAACTCTTTTCTATTTTGGGGGTGATATTGGGATCATCAGCCTTAATTGTCTATTTGAACGTAAAGTACAAAACAAACTATCCCACTTATTTATACGTTGTTTTTACAATAAGTCTACTATTTGTCTATAGTAAAATTACGATTTCTTTTCTACATTCCAAGAAAGTAGATCGCATTTTAAAGGAATTTAATGTCGAGAATGCCAATGGAAAAGTAAGCATTATTATTCCATGTTATAACGAATCCCATGAGATTGTCGTCAAGCTCTTTGAACAACTTAAGCAGCAGACACTTCGCGCATATGAGGTTATATTTATTGACGATTGTAGTACAACTTTAACTAACTATAATTATGTAAATTCGCTTCGCGATACAACTGACCATAACATCATCATAAAAAGATTTGAGAAGAATAAAGGGAAATTAGCAGCGGTTAAATGGGGCATTGAACAATCAAGGGGAGATTATATTATGCTCATCGACGCTGACAGTTACATTGTCGAGACTGGCATCCAAGAAATGCTTTCTCCAATGTATCACCACGAGTCGATTAGCGCTACTTGTGGGCAAGTATTACCCTTGAACCGCTCAAAAAATTTTCTTACAAGAATGCAGGATACATTGTATTTTAATGCATATAACCTTGGCAGACACTACCAAAGTTATTTTAGCAAGGTACTCGTCTGCTCAGGCGCAATAAGTATGTACCGTAAGAAAATGATTGAACCTTATTTATCAGAATTAACAACAACCCTCAAGGGAAGGAAACGATTATCTGGTGATGATATTGTATTGACTAATATCATTCTGAAAAATGGCGGTCGAAGTGTCTATGTGGAGAGTGTAGCTTGTTATACTGCGGTTCCTGAAAACATAAAGGATTTCTTCAACCAACAACTGAGATGGGCTAAAGACGCATTTTTTAATATGTTTGAGCAATACAAAACAGCGATAAGTCATCCATTCTACTTCCTCTTGCAATTTCAAGAAGTAATGTTTTGGCTCGTATCTCTCATTTCTTTTCTCTATTTCATGGTCTCAAGAAACATTCTGATTGATAATAAAACAATGGTTCTCATTGGTATCTTTATAATTACAATCTCATTCGTAGAGAATTACTATATTATTTCAACAAAAAGAGAGACGACTTTACGTGCGATTCTATACTACAATGTATACCAGTTCATATTGATACCTATTCGAGTGATTGCTTTGTTTACCTTCCTCAACCAAAATTGGAAGAGACACTCCGACCAAATCCATGATGTAGGATAA
- a CDS encoding PTS sugar transporter subunit IIC, which produces MDIGILQIILILIYMAFYTYTQMNVQISLYGGSVVIGGFITGLILGNPTLGLTIGSTLQLMSLGIGAYGGASVPDYHTGAVIGTIVAIATGTDIEYGLAIALPVSLLMIQVDVLVRMATTFFVHESRKSVEKGKYQLGMNWILAGIIPWMVKAVLPILLVFVFGIGAIESILAMLPDWLMGTFKVAGGLLPAVGIAILLKYMNPRNYLAYLIFGFAIISYLKIPMLGVAIFGLVLALIMFAQDKNKSSDAQVVQTGGSMDDEL; this is translated from the coding sequence ATGGATATCGGAATTCTACAAATAATTTTAATTTTAATATACATGGCTTTTTATACATACACACAAATGAACGTCCAAATTAGTTTGTACGGAGGGAGTGTGGTTATTGGGGGATTCATTACTGGTCTCATATTAGGGAATCCAACATTGGGACTGACAATTGGATCAACCTTACAACTGATGTCACTAGGAATTGGTGCATATGGTGGGGCGTCTGTTCCTGATTATCACACCGGAGCAGTGATTGGGACAATCGTAGCGATTGCAACAGGTACAGATATTGAATACGGTCTGGCAATTGCTTTACCCGTATCACTCTTAATGATCCAAGTTGACGTTCTTGTAAGAATGGCAACGACATTCTTTGTACATGAATCACGCAAGTCCGTAGAAAAAGGGAAATATCAGTTGGGAATGAATTGGATTCTTGCAGGAATCATACCTTGGATGGTTAAGGCAGTCCTTCCAATTTTACTGGTATTTGTCTTTGGTATTGGTGCAATTGAGAGTATTTTAGCAATGCTTCCAGATTGGCTCATGGGGACATTTAAAGTAGCCGGAGGTTTATTGCCAGCGGTTGGGATTGCAATTCTTCTAAAATATATGAATCCACGCAACTATCTGGCCTATTTGATCTTTGGGTTCGCAATTATCAGTTACTTAAAAATTCCAATGTTGGGTGTCGCAATATTCGGTCTTGTATTGGCATTAATTATGTTTGCACAAGATAAAAATAAAAGTAGTGATGCTCAAGTAGTTCAGACAGGAGGAAGTATGGATGACGAACTTTGA
- a CDS encoding helix-turn-helix transcriptional regulator, with amino-acid sequence MNHVFWNSELIGVFTNQFDSKNHSHLMMQFFIAMDEEPLTVIIDNVEIKSNCVLVNSDTTHAFSSNNTWHFSLLIDPLSVTGILLRQSLAGARYGIYPSKSYIFDPNTMSEKNYQDFIHNLLDPIIESRDCPLIDSRIGGLLDMLSNCICDTHELNAYAQSVSLSQSRLSHLFKQETGLSLKSYILLHQTKIAFMRILEGQSITASALEVGFDSSAHFAATAQRLMGISASQSTKDSRFLKVKPL; translated from the coding sequence ATGAACCATGTATTTTGGAATAGTGAGCTTATCGGTGTATTCACGAATCAATTTGACTCAAAGAACCATTCTCATCTTATGATGCAGTTTTTTATCGCAATGGATGAAGAACCCCTTACAGTAATCATTGACAATGTGGAAATCAAAAGTAACTGTGTCCTCGTAAATTCAGACACCACGCATGCATTCAGTTCCAATAATACCTGGCATTTCTCACTTCTTATTGATCCCTTGTCTGTAACTGGCATCTTACTTCGTCAGTCTCTTGCTGGAGCACGATATGGCATCTATCCATCAAAATCCTATATTTTTGACCCCAATACTATGAGTGAAAAGAACTATCAGGATTTTATACACAATCTCTTGGATCCAATAATTGAAAGTAGAGATTGCCCTTTAATTGACAGTCGTATAGGCGGACTCCTTGACATGCTTAGCAATTGTATCTGTGATACCCACGAATTGAATGCGTATGCTCAGTCTGTCTCACTATCGCAAAGTCGACTCTCACATTTATTCAAACAAGAAACGGGTTTATCTTTAAAATCATACATCCTCTTACATCAAACAAAGATTGCTTTCATGCGCATCCTTGAAGGACAATCCATTACAGCGTCTGCACTCGAGGTAGGATTTGACAGTTCTGCACACTTTGCAGCAACTGCACAACGCTTGATGGGTATTTCGGCATCACAATCTACAAAAGATAGCCGTTTTTTGAAAGTCAAACCACTTTAA
- a CDS encoding ABC transporter ATP-binding protein, which translates to MIEINNVSLKYSDKSVLEHCTFTCNQGIYGLLGKNGSGKTTLFKAVLGLLKMDEGDILVDGYNPQLNRVEVLTRIGATIENPKFYAHLNAYDNLSLHLDYMGVNSDDHELIINEVLVKVGLIEEKNNKVSEFSLGMKQRLAIARSIAHSPKVLILDEPLNGLDPIGIRDMRTLFKNLSLSGVTIIFSSHILSEVIEVSDHILLISNHKITVDENIQVLIEKQGVNLENFLIEKMEETTNE; encoded by the coding sequence ATGATCGAAATTAATAATGTGTCGCTTAAGTACAGCGATAAGTCAGTGCTTGAACACTGTACGTTTACATGCAATCAGGGTATCTATGGTTTGCTAGGAAAAAATGGGTCTGGTAAGACAACACTTTTTAAAGCCGTGTTGGGTTTGCTGAAAATGGATGAGGGAGACATCTTAGTTGACGGCTATAATCCGCAGTTGAATCGCGTTGAAGTGTTGACACGAATTGGTGCAACGATTGAAAATCCAAAATTTTATGCACACTTAAATGCCTATGACAATCTATCCCTACATCTAGACTACATGGGTGTAAATTCAGATGATCATGAGTTGATAATTAACGAAGTGTTAGTAAAAGTTGGACTCATTGAAGAAAAGAATAATAAAGTAAGCGAATTCTCTTTAGGAATGAAGCAGCGCCTTGCAATCGCCCGCTCGATTGCTCATTCACCTAAAGTTCTAATTCTCGATGAACCCTTGAATGGACTTGATCCTATTGGAATCCGTGACATGAGAACACTCTTCAAAAATCTATCTCTGAGTGGGGTGACAATTATTTTCTCTAGCCACATATTGTCCGAAGTTATAGAGGTATCCGATCATATACTTTTAATTAGTAATCATAAGATTACTGTTGATGAAAATATACAGGTATTAATAGAAAAACAAGGGGTCAATTTAGAAAATTTCTTAATCGAAAAAATGGAGGAAACAACCAATGAATAA
- a CDS encoding transglutaminase family protein — MKNAYLEETPLLNYSHPSIQEIVDKWASDSSFNKIKHAYEFVQNDVLFGYNATDEMAASEVLSDHYGQCNTKATLLMAMLRALKISTRLHGALVDKDFQAGALPKLVSKLSPQTIVHTWVEVFYDDKWHALEGVIIDQDYFKSVQDKSGVTCGSFEKYAIATDDFTPESVAWRGDSTYIQSNAVTKDLGVYDSPDDFFNSHQQQLGPIKLWLYTNIATKWMTWNVKRVRR, encoded by the coding sequence ATGAAAAATGCATATTTAGAAGAAACACCCTTATTAAACTATTCACACCCTAGTATCCAGGAAATTGTAGACAAATGGGCATCTGACAGTAGTTTTAACAAGATAAAACACGCATATGAATTTGTACAAAATGATGTCTTGTTTGGATACAATGCTACAGATGAAATGGCCGCATCCGAAGTTCTTAGTGATCATTATGGACAATGCAACACAAAGGCTACGCTACTCATGGCGATGCTTCGGGCATTAAAAATCTCCACACGTTTGCATGGGGCACTTGTCGACAAAGATTTTCAAGCTGGAGCACTACCTAAGTTAGTGTCCAAATTGTCACCACAAACAATCGTACATACTTGGGTTGAGGTCTTCTATGATGATAAGTGGCATGCACTCGAAGGTGTCATCATCGATCAAGACTATTTCAAGTCAGTTCAAGATAAGTCTGGAGTAACCTGTGGTTCATTTGAAAAATATGCAATCGCAACTGATGATTTTACACCAGAAAGTGTGGCTTGGCGTGGTGACAGCACTTATATACAAAGTAATGCTGTCACAAAAGATTTAGGGGTGTATGATTCTCCCGATGATTTCTTTAATTCACATCAGCAACAACTTGGTCCCATCAAACTGTGGTTGTATACAAACATTGCCACGAAATGGATGACATGGAATGTCAAACGTGTTCGAAGATAA